Below is a window of Camelina sativa cultivar DH55 chromosome 11, Cs, whole genome shotgun sequence DNA.
ATTAAGTGTACtcattttgtatttgtattcaTATTGTGTTGTTGCTCAGCTGTTCAAGTTGGGGCCGCTTCAGTTCATCTGTGTCTCTGATAGTTCGAGTTCTTCTGCAAAAGAGGTGTGTGATACATTTATTTTGTTCAGTTTCTTCTGAGTGTTATAGAGATTGGTTTCAGGAGATGATTTGATTGAGTGTGTGCACCCTCGGTCACTATATATATCGAGTGTGTATCTGATATATAACTTGTTTTGCTGATTTTAAAACCAGAAATCATTCTGTCGAGGAGTTGTAATAAAATTTAGAGACGACAAGGAAAGCAAGGAATTTTGTGATTCATTTGAGCAATGGACAAAGGATGCTGTTAAGCAAGGTGCCTCTCTCaaattgtttatgttttcttgttgtttcttgAATTAATAATAGATGTTCAGATGCACTTGACCATAGTGATGggtatatatattgattacaCTACATTCATATGACTGTTGTTTGTACTCATTCTTTGATGTCTTTCCCGTTCTTTCGTTTCTAGGATCAACTTTGCCGAATGGAACAGTTTCAGCTAATAAAAGCAAGTTCGATGATAAGATAGAGGCTGCTTCTGCTAAAATGTATTTCCATTATTATGGACAACTTTTACATCAGCAAAATATGCTGCAGGATTATGTGAGGACAGGTAAGGTCTCTGGCTTTTGTGCATCTGTTACATTAGAGATTTGTTTCCGacttttttgttggtttaggaGCATATCTATCagaagataaatatttttaatttttccacATTGCTATTTGGCCGAGGATAGCTCTTTATATGTCATATTACTGTCTTCAGGTACATATCATGCTGCAGTTATGGAGAATCGTTCAGATTTTGCTGGTCGTGTTGTTGTAGATGTGGGAGCTGGAAGTGGCATTTTGTCATTATTTGCTGCACTGGTATGCAAAAATTTAAGGAACTTTGGGCCGAAAAGGTTTTAGAACTACTATAGATCTgccttttgctttttgtttttcttatagaCGTCCATTATCTTCCCCTTAATTTAGGCTGGTGCCAAGCATGTGTATGCTGTGGAAGCATCAGAAATGGCTGAATATGCCCGTAAGCTGATTGCTGGAAACCCATTGCTTGCTGAACGGATCACAGTTAAGACCTGTAGACTGTAGTCCAGTTTCGTTAGTACACTTTTCCATATATATCCATTTTTCTGATATTCTTTGAGTTGGACAAGTGTAGGTCATCAAGGGAAAGATTGAGGATATTGAGTTGCCTGAGAAGGCTGATGTTTTGATCTCTGAACCAATGGGTATGTCTTTCACAAACGGATTCTTTTAACGTGCTCTTCATGAAAATCAGAATCTTTCAGAAGGCAAATTTTGGTCTGTGAGAAAAAGTGGAGAAACATCAATACTGATTCAAagttttagtgatttttttgAAAGCACcttccttatatataaaatatgtgtgCCTGTAGGCACCCTATTGGTCAATGAGAGGATGCTGGAGACATATGTTATTGCTAGAGACCGATTTCTGTCTCCAAACGGAAAAATGTTTCCAACAGTTGGAAGGTAAAGTTTCGATAGTTTTACTTTTCGATCTCATAAACCTCTTCTTTCTCATATAACTTTTTCACTGTAGGATCCATATGGCACCTTTCGCCGATGAATTCTTATTTGTTGAAATGGCAAATAAGGTACATAACGGACATCTTATCAggaaaatatatctaatattgcTTACAACATAGAAAGGATTTGAATTCAGTATGTGATGGTTAAAGCTTTCAGTAATTAGGCTTTCTACCTCTATGCAGGCTTTGTTTTGGCAGCAACAGAACTATTATGGAGTTGATTTGACACCTCTATACGTGTCAGCCCACCAGGGTTATTTTTCCCAGGTATATCTTACTTACACCGGTG
It encodes the following:
- the LOC104725391 gene encoding probable histone-arginine methyltransferase 1.4; amino-acid sequence: MEVPSLNKQQEFTLASVTDLMSPDTSSLSSSSVVATFSCVNEVKELRFQESESSDGFTFHLSSTQLFKLGPLQFICVSDSSSSSAKEKSFCRGVVIKFRDDKESKEFCDSFEQWTKDAVKQGSTLPNGTVSANKSKFDDKIEAASAKMYFHYYGQLLHQQNMLQDYVRTGTYHAAVMENRSDFAGRVVVDVGAGSGILSLFAALAGAKHVYAVEASEMAEYARKLIAGNPLLAERITVIKGKIEDIELPEKADVLISEPMGTLLVNERMLETYVIARDRFLSPNGKMFPTVGRIHMAPFADEFLFVEMANKALFWQQQNYYGVDLTPLYVSAHQGYFSQPVVDAFDPRLLVAPSVSHVIDFTKMTEEQFYEIDIPLKFTASVCTRVHGLACWFDVLFDGSTVQRWFTTAPGAPTTHWYQIRCVLSQPIHVMAGQEITGRLHLVAHSAQSYTINLTLSAKMWGPGANQGGILQTSSCKLDLKEPYYRMSQPQVYPTQEPPAQPQDDFHIQSDDLDEVEVLQHNANAQL